The Candidatus Thermokryptus mobilis genome contains a region encoding:
- a CDS encoding glycosyltransferase family 2 protein, with protein sequence MLPEIGRYSVREILIERGILSEREMDEIKKFKNETGWSFAKICLTFGFVSRKKWTEAVEGLGYKIVDIKKERVDPKIISYLNMLVMEQYLGVPLRKENGKVIVAMCDPTDIEFIEMAKRIFKTEVDIIFAIDVDIVWVLHKYLGPPFCRIAIYNLLWNDPDRSAVLTFTPRQIAIILVIITAYLAYFSFNPTDAIILINIIIGLLYLLTILFKFTLTIVGARYELHETVTEEELKKLTDEELPIYTVLLPVYKEPKVIKKLVENISRLDYPKFKLDVKLLLEEDDFETINAIREIDLPTVFEPLVVPYGEPKTKPKACDYGLLFARGEYLTIYDAEDIPEVDQLKKAIILFQKLPDEYICIQCALNYYNAEENLLTRMFTLEYSYWFDYMLPGLDRLGLPIPLGGTSNHFKKDKLEELAGWDPFNVTEDADLGLRAYAKGYKVAILTSTTYEEANKAIKNWIRQRSRWIKGYMQSYLVHMRHPIEFIKKSGLKGFLGLQLFIGGTPFTFLANPILWIVFIIWLLTKSEIIKEFFPDWVMYVSIFNLLFGNGIVIYMNMMSVFRRKLYTLLPFALLNPLYWILHSIAAYKALWQLISNPFYWEKTEHGISEFLKTEHHKPR encoded by the coding sequence ATGCTTCCAGAAATCGGCAGATATTCCGTTCGTGAAATTTTAATTGAGAGGGGAATTTTAAGCGAAAGGGAGATGGATGAAATTAAAAAGTTCAAAAACGAAACCGGCTGGTCATTTGCAAAAATATGCCTTACATTTGGTTTCGTAAGTAGGAAGAAATGGACTGAAGCGGTTGAGGGACTTGGATACAAAATCGTTGATATAAAAAAAGAAAGGGTTGACCCGAAAATCATTTCCTACCTTAATATGCTTGTTATGGAGCAATATCTTGGGGTGCCACTGAGAAAAGAAAACGGAAAAGTTATCGTTGCGATGTGTGACCCCACGGATATTGAATTTATAGAAATGGCAAAAAGAATTTTCAAGACGGAAGTTGATATAATTTTCGCAATTGATGTTGATATTGTTTGGGTTTTGCATAAATACCTTGGACCCCCATTCTGCCGAATAGCAATTTATAATCTGCTTTGGAATGACCCGGATAGGTCGGCTGTTTTAACATTCACACCGAGACAAATAGCAATTATACTTGTAATTATAACCGCCTACCTTGCCTATTTCTCCTTTAATCCTACTGATGCAATTATTCTAATCAACATAATAATTGGACTACTCTATCTGTTAACGATACTTTTTAAATTTACATTGACAATTGTCGGCGCAAGATATGAACTCCATGAAACCGTAACCGAAGAAGAATTAAAAAAACTTACTGATGAAGAACTTCCTATATACACAGTCCTTCTCCCGGTTTATAAAGAACCAAAGGTGATAAAAAAACTTGTTGAAAACATTTCACGGCTTGACTATCCGAAATTTAAACTTGATGTCAAACTTCTACTTGAGGAGGATGACTTTGAAACGATAAATGCTATAAGAGAAATTGACCTCCCAACGGTATTTGAACCCCTTGTTGTCCCATATGGGGAGCCAAAAACGAAACCAAAGGCGTGCGATTACGGTCTGCTCTTTGCAAGGGGCGAATATCTCACGATATATGACGCTGAGGATATACCAGAGGTTGATCAACTCAAAAAAGCTATCATACTTTTTCAGAAATTACCTGATGAATACATCTGCATCCAATGCGCTCTTAACTATTACAACGCTGAAGAAAATCTACTGACAAGGATGTTTACACTTGAATATTCATATTGGTTTGATTATATGCTTCCTGGACTTGACCGCCTCGGGCTACCGATTCCGCTTGGTGGGACGAGTAATCATTTCAAAAAAGATAAACTTGAAGAACTTGCCGGCTGGGACCCATTTAATGTCACCGAAGACGCAGACCTCGGTTTAAGAGCTTACGCCAAGGGCTATAAAGTTGCAATACTTACCTCCACGACTTACGAAGAAGCAAACAAAGCGATAAAAAACTGGATAAGACAACGCTCACGCTGGATCAAGGGCTATATGCAAAGCTATCTCGTCCATATGAGACATCCAATTGAGTTCATAAAAAAATCTGGATTAAAAGGATTTCTCGGACTTCAACTCTTCATTGGCGGAACACCTTTTACATTTCTTGCAAACCCAATACTTTGGATCGTTTTCATAATCTGGCTTTTGACAAAATCTGAAATAATAAAAGAATTTTTCCCCGATTGGGTTATGTATGTTTCAATCTTCAATCTCTTATTTGGAAATGGAATCGTGATTTATATGAATATGATGTCCGTCTTCAGGCGAAAATTATACACACTCTTACCTTTCGCACTTCTAAATCCATTATACTGGATACTCCATTCAATTGCAGCTTATAAAGCACTTTGGCAGTTGATTTCTAATCCCTTTTACTGGGAAAAAACAGAACACGGGATAAGTGAGTTTTTAAAAACAGAACATCACAAACCGAGATGA